In the genome of Vicia villosa cultivar HV-30 ecotype Madison, WI linkage group LG7, Vvil1.0, whole genome shotgun sequence, one region contains:
- the LOC131619202 gene encoding protein FAR-RED IMPAIRED RESPONSE 1-like produces the protein MQVDFNTWHKQPALKTPSPFEKQMSNIYTHEVFKKFQVEVMGLSGCHLMNKVDNQLNSLTIFDFEKNEEFVVEWNATKVEISCVCHLFEYSGYLCRHSLMVLQSNGVFSVPSHYILRRWTKDIRSLHKRKMNEDTCSNKDRYDLLYQKAFQLLEEGSLSNEIFNFAYRSLENALKQCAIINQSMKNSKENVGKNKLLEKKLLDPNVSKTKGAPRRINSGIEKVHKKICTGRMKKVRLY, from the coding sequence ATGCAAGTTGATTTTAATACATGGCACAAGCAACCTGCTCTTAAAACTCCATCACCTTTTGAGAAGCAAATGTCAAATATTTATACACATGAagtattcaaaaaattccaagttGAAGTCATGGGATTATCCGGATGTCATCTAATGAATAAGGTAGATAACCAACTCAACTCTCTTACAATATttgactttgagaaaaatgaagaatTTGTTGTAGAGTGGAATGCAACGAAAGTGGAAATTTCTTGTGTATGTCACTTGTTTGAGTATAGTGGATATCTTTGTAGACACTCGTTAATGGTCCTCCAATCTAATGGTGTCTTTAGTGTCCCATCACACTATATATTACGAAGATGGACAAAGGATATTAGAAGTCTACacaaaagaaaaatgaatgaAGATACTTGTTCCAATAAGGATAGATATGATCTTTTATATCAAAAGGCTTTCCAATTGTTGGAGGAAGGATCATTGAGTAATGAGATTTTTAACTTTGCATATCGTTCACTTGAAAATGCCTTGAAACAATGTGCAATCATTAATCAATCGATGAAAAATAGCAAAGAAAATGTAGGGAAGAACAAATTACTCGAGAAGAAACTACTTGATCCAAACGTGTCAAAAACAAAAGGGGCTCCGAGAAGAATAAATAGTGGCATTGAGAAAGTTCATAAGAAAATATGTACTGGTAGAATGAAAAAGGTTAgactttattaa